CGCCGTGAGTCCGGTCGCTCAGCGGCCGGTACGGCGTAGGGGTTGTCGGTCGTGCTAGATTAGTCGCGAGCAATCGTTCGATGGGAGTGACAAGTGTGGCGTGATTCGGATCGGCAATGGACTCGCTAGTCACGGCTGCGGCGCGCGCGCTCGCGGCGGGCGATCCGTTCGGCGCGCTGAACCATGTTGCGCTGCGAGACGATGCGCCCGCGCTTGCATTGCGCGGCATCGCGATGGCGCAACTCGGCGACTTGCCGCGCGCCAAGGTGCTGGTGCGCAGCGCGGCGCGCGCGTTCGGAGCGAAAGCGCCGCTGGCCCGCGCGCGCTGTGTGATCGCCGAGGCGGAAATCGCGCTGGCGTCGCGCGATCTGAACTGGCCAGTAAAAGCGCTCGATGCCGCGCGCGTTCTGCTCGACGCGCACGGCGACCGGCTGAACGCCGCGCATGCGCGCTACCTGCAAGTGCGGCGCCTGCTGCTGATCGGACAACTCGACGAAGCTGAACGCGCGCTCGCCAGACTCGATCCCACACCCTTCCCACCTTCGACGCGCGCCGCCCACGAACTGATGGTGGCCGGCATCGCGCTGCGCCGTGTGCGGACCGCAACGGCGCGCGCCGCCCTTGCGCGCGCCGAACACGCCGCGTGTCAAACCGGTATTCCCACGCTGATCGCCGAGGTCGACCACGCGGCCCTCGCGCTGACCACGCCTGCAGCACGTCTGATCGAACGCGGCGAAGAACGGCTCCTTCTGCTCGACGAAGTCGAAGCGCTGCTGGCCGCGTCGAATGTGCTGGTGGTGGACGCCTGCCGTCACGTCATACAAAGCGCGAACACGACGATCCCGCTCGCCAGCCGCCCGGTGCTGTTCACGCTCGCACGCATGCTGGCCGAAGCGTGGCCCGACGATGTGCCGCGCGACGCGCTCGTCGCACGTGCATTCCGGGCGAAGCACGCGGACGAATCGCACCGGGCGCGCCTGCGGGTCGAAGTCGGGCGGCTTCGTGCGCTGTTGGGCACGCTGGCCGAAGTGAACGCGACGCAGCGTGGCTTCGCGTTGGCGCCGCGCGAAGCCGCCGCGGCCGTGGTGCTCGCGCGACCCGTCGACGAAGCGCACGCGGCGCTGCTCGCGTGCCTCGCCGACGGCGAATCGTGGGCAAGCTCGGCGCTCGCGCTGGCGCTCGGCGCCAGCCAGCGCACCGTGCAGCGAACGCTGGATTCGCTGGCCGCGGCCGGCAAGGTGCAGTCGATCGGATTCGGCCGGGCGCGCCGCTGGATGATGCCGCCTATCCCGGGATTCGCGACGGCTTTGTTACTCCCCTCGCTTTTTTCCAACGATTAGGATGGAAGCATGAACCGATCAGCCGCCAGAATCCTTCGTGAATATGGACCCTTTCCGGGCGTCGACAGTGTGGGCGGCGTCACGTACGACGGTCAGCATGTCTGGCTTGCCGCCGGCAACACACTGACTTCGCTCGACCCATCGAGCGGCGAGACGCTGCACTCGATCGACGTTGCCGCGCACGCGGGCACCGCCTTCGACGGTCAGCATCTGTTCCAGATCGCAGCCGATCGCATCCAGAAGATCGATCCGCAAACCGGCCAGGTGCTCGGCACGATTCCCGCGCCCGGCGGCGCCGGCGCCGATTCGGGACTGGCGTGGGCGGAAGGCTCGTTATGGGTCGGCCAGTATCGGGACCGCAAGATCCATCAGATCGATCCGCAGACCGGCGCGATTCTCCGCACCATAGAATCCAATCGTTTCGTGACCGGCGTGACCTGGGTCGAGGGCGACCTGTGGCATGCCACCTGGGAAGACGACGCAAGCGAGTTGCGGCGTATCGATCCCAACACCGGAGACGTGCTGGAGAGTCTTGAGTTGCCGACGGGCGTCGGTGTGTCGGGGCTCGAATCCGACGGCGCCGATCGTTTCTTCTGCGGCGGCGGGAATAGTGGAAAAGTGCGAGTGGTGCAGCGGCCTGGGCGAGCGTCCGAGGGCGAGACCGAAGCCGGGGTTCCCGTCGACTCGACGCGTGAGTAATCGAAACGCGCGTCGCTTGAACAGTCACGCAATCGACCGCGTCACATCATGTCTGCACGGCGGGAAACATAACCGACACGCTCAAACCCCGTCCACCGTGACCCGCTTCCAACGTGACTTCGGCGAGATGCGCCCGCGCGATTTCCCGCACGATGGAAAGTCCCAGACCGCTACCCTCTTCGCTGGACGCGCGAAAGAACGGCTCGAACACGCGCTCGCGCAGTTCGGCGCTGATGCCCGGCCCTTCGTCGGTGATCGTGACGACCCAGCGCGCGTCTTTCGCGGCGAGATTGAGCGCGACATGGCCGCCTGACGGTGTATAGCGAATCGCGTTGTCCAACAGATTGAACAGCAGCACGGACAGCAACGGCTCGTTACCCATCACCTCCGCAGGTTCGTCGAGTTGCGCCGACAATTCGACGCCGCGCCGCTGCGCGAGCAACGCCAACTGTTCGATCGTGCCGGTCGCGACCGCGCGCAGATCGACTGGCACGCCCTGAAAGTCGGCATAGTCCGCGGCTTCCGCTTGCGCGAGCAACAGCAACTGATTCGTGAGCGCCACCAGCGAGAGATTGCTGCGATGCATCGCCAGCAGCGTCTCCTTGATTTGCGTGAGATCGTCCTGACGGCGCGCGTATTGCAACTGCGTGCCGAGCAGCGTGAGCGGCGTGCGCAACTGGTGCGCCGCGTCCGCGATAAAGCGCCGCTGCATCGCAGTCTTACGCTCGATGATATCGAGGCACTGATTGAACGCGCTGACAATAGGACGCAACTCGTTGCGCAACGGATCGGCCCGCACCCGCACCGCAGCATCCGGCGCGCGCGCGAGCATGTCGTTGGCGAGTCGCATCAGCGGACGCAGTTCGAACGTGAGACCGACGCACACCAGCACCACCGCAATCGCGACGATGCCGGCGAAATGCAGCATCTGCGGTTGCCATAGCGCAGCGGCAGTAGCGTCGCGCTGCAGCAGCGTGCGTCCGACCGACACCACCACGTGTTTGATAGCGCCCGCGTCGTACATCGGCCGGATCAGCGACACCGCGCGGATCGGATGACCGCTCACCGTCGCGTCGTACCAGAGCGGCGATTCGTCCGGCACGCGCAGCGGGAAATCCGATGTGCCCGCAATCGTCGCGCCGCCCACTTCGCGAATGCTGAAATAGACATGGTCGCCGGCCGGCGAGCTCAGAATCTCGATCGCGCTAGGCGATATCTCCGCGTGCAGATAACCGTTGGTCCACTCGATGTCGCCCGCCATCACGCGCGCGGACGACAGCAGCGCTTCGTCCTGCAACAGCCGCGCGGTGCGCGCGGCGTTGTCGTGGGCGATCAGGCCCGCGGCGATCACGTAGACGGTCATGGGCAGCAGCAGCCATAGCAGCAGCCTGAGCCGCAGGCTATTCGTCATCGGCGCCGTCTTCCAGCAGATAGCCGAGACCGCGCAATGTGATGATCGTCGCGGTGCTCTTTTCGAGCTTCTTGCGCAGCCGCGAGACGTAGATTTCGATCGCGTCTTCGCTGGTCATCGCGTCGCCTTTGCTGAGCGAATCCGCCAGCATGGTCTTCGCGACGGTCTTCTTGGCGCGCAGTATCAGCGCTTCGAGCACCGCATGTTCGCGCGGCGTCAGCGCCAGCGGTTCACCTTCCACCGCGAACTGGCAGCGGTCCATGTCGTAGGTGAGATTGCCGCATTTGAGTTTGTTCGAGCGAGAAGGCGCCTGGCGACGCGCCAGCACCTTCACGCGCGCGACCAGTTCGCGCGCGTCGAACGGCTTGACGATGTAGTCGTCCGCGCCGGCACCGAGCAGCACCACTTTTTCGTCGACGGCGCCGGTGGCCGTGAGGATCAGCACCGGCGTCGTGTCCTCGCGCTCGCGCATGCGGCGCAACACGCTTTTGCCCGACAGGTGCGGCAGATTCAGATCGAGCAGCACCACGTCGTAGGGGACGGCGCGCAGCGCACTTTCCGCCGCTTCGCCGTCGCTGACACGGTCGAGCATGAAGCCGTCGTCGAGCAGAATACGCGCGAGCCAGTGCGCGAGCTGGTCATTGTCCTCTACGAGCAGTAGCCTCATTCCTTCCCTCCCCAAAGCGTTCATGCGGTCTTGTATTGCTCCCGCGCCGGCGCAGAACGGTACAGGATCAGCGTGGCGACCACGCCGCACACGGCGGCGAACGACATCCACGCGCCCGGCGAAGCCTTATCGCCGGTAGTATGAATCAGCCACGTCGAGATTGCCGGCGTGAATCCGCCGATCACCGTGGCAAGGCTGTAGGCCATCGAAAAGCCCGTGGTGCGCACATGAGCCGGCATCAATTCAGTCAGCGCGACGACCATCGCGCCGTTGTACCACGCGTACAGCACCGACAGCCAGAGTTCGACCATCAACAGACGCTCGAACGACGGTTGCACGACCAACCATTGCATGACCGGATAGGCCGTCAGAATCGCCAGCACCGTGCAGGCCAGCAGCACCGGGCGACGGCCGATACGATCCGACACGGCGCCCGCGATCGGCAGCCAGATGAAGTTCGACACGCCGACGCAGACCGTCACCAGCAGCGCGTCGAGCGAGGACAGCTTGAGCACGACCTTGCCGAAGGTCGGCGTGTACGCGGTGATCAGATAGAACGACGCGGTCGTCATGATCACGAGGCCCATGCCGGCGAGAATCAGACGCGAGTGCTGCACCATCGACTTCGCGATCTCACCCATGCTCGGACGATGCCGGCGCGCGGCGAATTCCTCGGTCTCCTGCAGCGAACGGCGCACGTAGAACAGGAACGGCACGATCATGCAGCCGACAATGAACGGAATGCGCCAGCCCCATGCGTTCATTTCCGAAGCCGGAACCAGGCGGTTCAACAGCACGCCGAGCGACGCCGCGAACACCACCGCGACCTGCTGGCTCGCCGACTGCCACGAGCAATAGAAGCCGCGATTGCCCTTGGTCGCGATTTCGGACAGATAGACCGACACGCCACCCAGTTCGACGCCCGCGGAAAAGCCTTGCAGCAAGCGCCCGAACAGCACGATAGCCGGCGCCAGCAAGCCGATCGCCGCGTAGCTCGGCACGAATGCGACGCACGCGGTGCCGATTGCCATCAGCGTCAGCGACAGAATCAAACCCTTGCGGCGGCCGTGATGGTCGA
This genomic stretch from Paraburkholderia bryophila harbors:
- a CDS encoding helix-turn-helix domain-containing protein, encoding MDSLVTAAARALAAGDPFGALNHVALRDDAPALALRGIAMAQLGDLPRAKVLVRSAARAFGAKAPLARARCVIAEAEIALASRDLNWPVKALDAARVLLDAHGDRLNAAHARYLQVRRLLLIGQLDEAERALARLDPTPFPPSTRAAHELMVAGIALRRVRTATARAALARAEHAACQTGIPTLIAEVDHAALALTTPAARLIERGEERLLLLDEVEALLAASNVLVVDACRHVIQSANTTIPLASRPVLFTLARMLAEAWPDDVPRDALVARAFRAKHADESHRARLRVEVGRLRALLGTLAEVNATQRGFALAPREAAAAVVLARPVDEAHAALLACLADGESWASSALALALGASQRTVQRTLDSLAAAGKVQSIGFGRARRWMMPPIPGFATALLLPSLFSND
- a CDS encoding Vgb family protein; the protein is MNRSAARILREYGPFPGVDSVGGVTYDGQHVWLAAGNTLTSLDPSSGETLHSIDVAAHAGTAFDGQHLFQIAADRIQKIDPQTGQVLGTIPAPGGAGADSGLAWAEGSLWVGQYRDRKIHQIDPQTGAILRTIESNRFVTGVTWVEGDLWHATWEDDASELRRIDPNTGDVLESLELPTGVGVSGLESDGADRFFCGGGNSGKVRVVQRPGRASEGETEAGVPVDSTRE
- a CDS encoding sensor histidine kinase, encoding MTNSLRLRLLLWLLLPMTVYVIAAGLIAHDNAARTARLLQDEALLSSARVMAGDIEWTNGYLHAEISPSAIEILSSPAGDHVYFSIREVGGATIAGTSDFPLRVPDESPLWYDATVSGHPIRAVSLIRPMYDAGAIKHVVVSVGRTLLQRDATAAALWQPQMLHFAGIVAIAVVLVCVGLTFELRPLMRLANDMLARAPDAAVRVRADPLRNELRPIVSAFNQCLDIIERKTAMQRRFIADAAHQLRTPLTLLGTQLQYARRQDDLTQIKETLLAMHRSNLSLVALTNQLLLLAQAEAADYADFQGVPVDLRAVATGTIEQLALLAQRRGVELSAQLDEPAEVMGNEPLLSVLLFNLLDNAIRYTPSGGHVALNLAAKDARWVVTITDEGPGISAELRERVFEPFFRASSEEGSGLGLSIVREIARAHLAEVTLEAGHGGRGLSVSVMFPAVQT
- a CDS encoding response regulator transcription factor, with product MRLLLVEDNDQLAHWLARILLDDGFMLDRVSDGEAAESALRAVPYDVVLLDLNLPHLSGKSVLRRMREREDTTPVLILTATGAVDEKVVLLGAGADDYIVKPFDARELVARVKVLARRQAPSRSNKLKCGNLTYDMDRCQFAVEGEPLALTPREHAVLEALILRAKKTVAKTMLADSLSKGDAMTSEDAIEIYVSRLRKKLEKSTATIITLRGLGYLLEDGADDE
- a CDS encoding MFS transporter codes for the protein MTSPSTIDATAPADAPPKPRESRVKAVFRVTSGNFLEMYDFTVYGYYAAAIAATFFPTGNEFASLMLALSVFGAGFLMRPVGALVLGAYIDHHGRRKGLILSLTLMAIGTACVAFVPSYAAIGLLAPAIVLFGRLLQGFSAGVELGGVSVYLSEIATKGNRGFYCSWQSASQQVAVVFAASLGVLLNRLVPASEMNAWGWRIPFIVGCMIVPFLFYVRRSLQETEEFAARRHRPSMGEIAKSMVQHSRLILAGMGLVIMTTASFYLITAYTPTFGKVVLKLSSLDALLVTVCVGVSNFIWLPIAGAVSDRIGRRPVLLACTVLAILTAYPVMQWLVVQPSFERLLMVELWLSVLYAWYNGAMVVALTELMPAHVRTTGFSMAYSLATVIGGFTPAISTWLIHTTGDKASPGAWMSFAAVCGVVATLILYRSAPAREQYKTA